The proteins below come from a single Mucilaginibacter mali genomic window:
- a CDS encoding sugar transferase, whose protein sequence is MQHLAPIALFVYNRPDHTRRTLSYLQKNLLADESRLFIFSDAAKTSADQAKVDEVRQLVKDVDGFKSVKITERKQNMGLANSIIDGVTGLVNEYGRVIVFEDDLLSSPYTLQYFNEGLTRYENEEKVMHIGAYMYALKDKALPQTFMFRAATSWGWATWARAWKNFEPDIDVLMQQFDKEKISRFSIQHTMNFWKQMLGFKAGKNNSWAIRWYASVFLKGGLTLNPSHSLVHNIGNDGSGTHSNNEHMYSVQVAQKSVTQFPDVIEENPQAYHAIWQFLKNRKGTLWQRVVRFVRQKVAK, encoded by the coding sequence ATGCAGCATCTTGCCCCGATAGCCCTTTTTGTTTACAACCGGCCCGACCACACCCGCCGTACCCTTAGCTATTTGCAAAAGAACCTGCTGGCTGATGAATCGCGCCTGTTCATTTTCTCGGATGCTGCCAAAACCTCGGCCGACCAGGCTAAGGTTGACGAGGTGCGCCAACTGGTAAAGGATGTGGATGGCTTTAAGTCGGTAAAGATAACCGAGCGCAAGCAGAACATGGGCCTGGCCAATTCTATTATTGACGGCGTTACCGGCTTGGTGAACGAGTATGGCCGCGTTATCGTTTTTGAGGATGACCTGTTATCATCGCCCTATACCTTGCAATATTTTAACGAAGGGCTTACCCGTTACGAAAACGAGGAAAAGGTGATGCACATCGGCGCCTATATGTACGCGCTGAAAGATAAAGCCCTGCCACAAACCTTTATGTTCCGCGCGGCTACCAGTTGGGGTTGGGCTACCTGGGCGAGGGCCTGGAAAAACTTCGAGCCGGATATTGATGTGCTGATGCAACAGTTCGACAAAGAGAAGATCAGCCGGTTCTCCATCCAACATACCATGAACTTTTGGAAGCAAATGCTGGGTTTCAAGGCCGGGAAAAATAACTCCTGGGCTATCCGCTGGTATGCTTCCGTCTTTTTAAAAGGAGGGCTGACGCTTAATCCATCGCACTCGCTGGTGCATAATATTGGTAACGATGGTTCCGGAACGCACTCCAATAACGAGCACATGTACAGTGTGCAGGTAGCGCAAAAATCTGTAACGCAATTTCCTGATGTGATCGAGGAAAATCCGCAAGCTTATCATGCCATATGGCAATTCCTTAAAAACAGGAAAGGGACCTTATGGCAGCGCGTGGTAAGGTTTGTACGGCAGAAGGTTGCTAAGTAA
- a CDS encoding class I SAM-dependent methyltransferase, translated as MDEKVTSTNVKAAYDEFYQQHDIAWRMLGAKYKAQHIIDVCKGYKFETVLEVGAGDGSILKLLAEKDFAPSYDAVELSASGVAQIKKAGIRNLRSVQEFDGYHLPFGDDSFDLIILSHVLEHVEHERLLLRELKRVAKMFVIEVPLDYRMGVDARIKHFLAYGHINMYTPTSLRYLLGTEGFDVLEGLTSLIEPEVTRFNTYINQKKKKNLLTDIKINAEYTLKKMLGDVMGAKTKEERANAYTVLCKKTDHQPEIF; from the coding sequence ATGGACGAGAAGGTAACCAGTACCAACGTAAAAGCCGCGTACGACGAATTTTACCAGCAGCACGATATTGCCTGGCGTATGCTGGGCGCAAAATATAAAGCGCAGCACATTATTGATGTTTGTAAAGGTTATAAGTTCGAAACAGTATTAGAAGTAGGCGCAGGCGACGGCAGTATCCTGAAATTATTAGCTGAAAAGGATTTCGCGCCATCGTACGATGCGGTTGAACTCTCGGCCAGCGGGGTAGCGCAGATCAAAAAGGCAGGTATCAGGAACCTGCGCTCGGTGCAGGAGTTTGACGGTTATCATTTACCTTTCGGTGATGACAGTTTCGATCTGATCATCCTTTCGCATGTATTGGAGCACGTGGAGCACGAGCGTTTGCTGCTGCGCGAACTGAAGCGCGTGGCCAAAATGTTTGTGATAGAAGTGCCCCTGGATTACCGGATGGGTGTAGACGCGCGTATTAAACATTTTTTGGCTTACGGGCATATTAATATGTATACGCCAACTTCGTTGCGCTATCTGTTAGGCACCGAAGGGTTTGATGTGTTGGAGGGATTAACATCGCTGATAGAGCCGGAAGTAACCCGTTTCAATACCTATATCAACCAAAAGAAAAAGAAAAATTTACTGACTGATATAAAGATTAACGCCGAATACACGTTAAAGAAAATGCTTGGCGATGTGATGGGCGCCAAAACCAAAGAGGAGCGGGCCAATGCCTATACCGTTCTTTGCAAAAAAACCGATCATCAGCCCGAAATATTTTAA
- a CDS encoding FkbM family methyltransferase codes for MSNLSTIIELLAKPARLRSILSFNKKGYLKEIGWFSAFESMSPVDRHGNPIPWVTYPFIDFIRERITKDHKVFEFGSGNSTHFYAKYAGSVVSVEHDKAWYDKIVSTKAENSEMIFTELQTDGDYCRMPVKLGQKFDIIIVDGRDRVNCCKQAIDALTPAGVVVLDDSERDFYTDGVSFLKEKGFKQLPFSGISPGLFYNKATSVFYKEGNCLGI; via the coding sequence TTGAGTAACCTATCAACAATTATAGAACTGCTGGCCAAGCCTGCGCGGTTACGGTCTATACTGTCATTTAATAAAAAAGGCTATTTAAAGGAGATCGGCTGGTTTAGCGCCTTCGAGAGCATGTCGCCGGTTGACAGACATGGCAACCCTATCCCGTGGGTAACCTATCCTTTTATCGATTTTATAAGGGAACGGATTACTAAAGATCATAAGGTGTTCGAGTTTGGCTCGGGTAACTCTACCCACTTTTACGCCAAATATGCCGGCAGCGTGGTATCGGTGGAGCATGATAAGGCCTGGTACGATAAAATTGTAAGCACCAAGGCCGAAAATTCGGAAATGATCTTCACCGAGTTACAAACCGACGGCGATTACTGCCGTATGCCGGTAAAGCTGGGCCAAAAGTTTGATATTATAATTGTTGATGGCCGCGATAGGGTGAATTGCTGCAAACAGGCAATTGATGCATTAACACCTGCAGGTGTAGTTGTGCTTGATGATTCGGAGCGTGATTTTTACACTGATGGGGTTAGCTTTTTGAAAGAGAAAGGGTTTAAACAATTACCTTTCAGCGGCATATCGCCAGGCTTATTCTATAACAAAGCAACATCGGTTTTTTATAAAGAGGGCAACTGTTTAGGTATTTAA
- a CDS encoding flippase: protein MRIPNIPGFDQQALEKYFKNTGWLLIARVGSMAVKFLVNSVLLSHYFDATEYGILGYPMAIVTFTMAAATLGLDGFITRELLNHPERKDTLLGTAFWLRLIAGLITLPLIYGIYRLVSLVKPPDSPVNYVLIVALVAVVQSVNIIDSFFQSKVQGKSIMLVQVSGNIMSALIKLVFILLKLPLIWFVWSLVGDAVLLAIGYIILYKKEGNHIRNWKYDGRITGYLLKHSWPLAFSAVLVTIYMKIDQVMIEMYLKAAQLGIYLNAAALSENWYFIPVAIVTSVFPAIMHARKTDIDRYYKRLQNMYDLMVVLSVVIALFMSLGSDLIFHLLYKKQYWPGAPVLSVHVWAGVFVFLGSASGQYLIAEGYFKLSMLRTGIGAVVNIVLNIFFIPAYGIIGAAYATLIAYAVATFFIIFIPQTRRQGIMMLKSLFLISLFQKLIKH, encoded by the coding sequence ATGCGTATCCCCAACATCCCCGGTTTTGACCAGCAGGCCCTTGAAAAGTATTTTAAAAATACGGGGTGGCTGCTAATTGCCCGGGTTGGCAGCATGGCCGTAAAGTTTTTGGTGAACAGCGTACTACTTTCGCATTATTTTGATGCTACCGAATATGGTATATTGGGCTACCCGATGGCCATTGTAACCTTTACCATGGCTGCTGCGACTTTAGGCCTTGATGGATTTATCACCCGCGAATTGCTTAACCATCCTGAACGGAAAGATACTTTATTAGGAACAGCATTTTGGCTGCGGTTAATAGCCGGACTTATCACCCTGCCTTTAATATATGGTATCTATCGGTTGGTATCACTGGTAAAACCACCAGATTCGCCGGTTAATTACGTGCTGATCGTGGCGCTTGTTGCAGTGGTGCAATCTGTAAATATCATCGATAGCTTTTTTCAGTCGAAAGTGCAGGGCAAAAGCATTATGCTGGTGCAGGTGTCAGGCAATATCATGTCGGCTTTAATAAAACTGGTATTTATACTTTTAAAACTGCCGTTGATATGGTTCGTATGGTCGTTGGTAGGGGATGCGGTGCTGCTGGCTATTGGCTATATCATACTTTATAAAAAAGAAGGCAACCATATCCGTAATTGGAAATATGATGGCCGTATCACCGGGTATCTGCTTAAGCACTCATGGCCACTGGCCTTTTCAGCAGTGCTGGTAACTATTTATATGAAGATAGACCAGGTGATGATCGAGATGTACCTAAAGGCAGCGCAATTGGGTATTTACCTTAATGCCGCTGCTTTAAGCGAGAACTGGTACTTCATCCCGGTAGCGATCGTTACATCGGTATTCCCGGCAATTATGCATGCCCGTAAAACAGATATCGACCGTTATTACAAGCGCTTGCAAAATATGTACGATTTGATGGTCGTTTTAAGCGTGGTCATCGCCCTGTTTATGAGTTTGGGGTCGGATCTTATTTTTCACCTGTTATATAAAAAACAATATTGGCCAGGCGCCCCGGTATTGTCGGTACACGTATGGGCGGGGGTATTCGTGTTTTTGGGTAGTGCCAGCGGACAGTATCTGATCGCCGAAGGCTATTTTAAACTGTCCATGTTGCGCACAGGCATTGGCGCTGTTGTAAATATCGTACTGAATATATTTTTTATTCCCGCCTATGGCATCATTGGCGCGGCCTATGCCACGCTGATAGCTTATGCGGTAGCTACCTTCTTTATTATATTTATACCGCAAACAAGGCGGCAAGGCATTATGATGTTAAAATCATTATTCCTAATTTCACTTTTTCAAAAATTAATTAAACATTGA
- the typA gene encoding translational GTPase TypA, translated as MQKIRNIAIIAHVDHGKTTLVDKILHSCAIFRDNQETGELILDNNDLERERGITIVSKNVSVRYKDVKINIIDTPGHADFGGEVERVLKMADGVLLLCDAFEGAMPQTRFVTQKALSLGLKPIVVVNKVDKENCRPEEVYEQIFELFFNLEATEEQLDFPVIYGSSKQGWMSTDWKKPTTDIFPLMDAILENIPPAPIAEGTLQMQITSLDYSSFVGRIAIGRVARGTIKENMPVSLVKRDGKIVKSRIKELYTFEGLGKVRATEVSSGDICAVVGIEGFDIGDTIADFENPEQLAVIKIDEPTMNMLFTINTSPFFGKEGKFVTSRHLRDRLYKEMEKNLALKVVETESPDSYLVYGRGILHLSVLIETMRREGYELQVGQPQVIVKEIDGVKCEPVETLIVDVPGDVAGKVIELVTQRKGDLLIMEPKGDLQHLEFEIPARGIIGLRNNVLTATGGEAIMAHRFKAYEPWKGAIPGRSNGVLISMEKGQTTAYSIDKLQDRGRFFVDPGVDIYEGQVLGEHIRDNDLVINVVKGKQLTNMRASGSDDNVRIAPAIKFSLEESMEYIQADEYIEVTPQSIRMRKIYLTENERKVNAKKFVNQ; from the coding sequence ATGCAAAAAATCAGAAATATTGCGATCATCGCACACGTTGACCACGGTAAAACTACATTGGTCGACAAGATCCTGCACAGCTGTGCTATTTTCCGCGACAACCAGGAAACCGGCGAACTGATACTGGATAATAACGACCTGGAGCGCGAGCGTGGTATCACCATCGTATCCAAAAACGTTTCGGTTAGGTATAAAGATGTTAAGATCAACATCATCGATACCCCTGGTCACGCCGACTTTGGCGGCGAGGTAGAGCGTGTACTGAAAATGGCCGACGGCGTATTGCTGCTGTGCGATGCTTTTGAAGGCGCCATGCCGCAAACCCGTTTCGTAACCCAAAAGGCGCTATCGTTAGGCTTAAAACCTATTGTGGTAGTAAACAAGGTAGATAAAGAAAACTGCCGCCCCGAGGAAGTTTACGAACAGATTTTTGAATTATTCTTTAACCTTGAAGCTACTGAAGAACAGCTGGATTTTCCGGTTATCTACGGTTCAAGCAAACAAGGCTGGATGAGCACCGACTGGAAAAAACCAACAACGGACATTTTCCCGCTGATGGATGCCATTCTTGAAAATATCCCGCCGGCACCTATTGCTGAAGGTACCCTGCAAATGCAGATCACCTCGTTAGATTACTCTTCGTTCGTTGGTCGTATCGCTATCGGTCGTGTAGCCCGCGGTACTATTAAAGAGAACATGCCGGTATCGCTGGTTAAGCGTGATGGCAAGATCGTTAAATCGCGTATCAAAGAGCTTTACACCTTCGAGGGTTTAGGCAAAGTGCGCGCTACCGAAGTAAGCAGCGGCGATATCTGCGCTGTAGTTGGTATCGAAGGTTTTGATATTGGCGATACCATTGCCGATTTTGAGAACCCGGAACAACTGGCCGTTATTAAAATTGACGAGCCAACCATGAACATGTTGTTCACTATCAATACTTCACCTTTCTTTGGTAAAGAGGGAAAGTTTGTGACCTCGCGTCACCTGCGCGACCGCCTGTATAAAGAGATGGAGAAGAACCTGGCGTTGAAGGTTGTGGAGACCGAATCGCCTGACTCGTATCTCGTGTACGGTCGTGGTATCCTTCACCTGTCGGTTTTGATCGAGACCATGCGTCGCGAAGGTTACGAATTACAGGTAGGTCAGCCGCAAGTAATTGTTAAAGAAATTGACGGCGTGAAATGCGAGCCGGTTGAAACCCTGATCGTTGACGTTCCGGGTGATGTTGCCGGTAAGGTAATTGAACTGGTTACCCAGCGTAAAGGCGACCTGCTGATCATGGAGCCAAAAGGTGATCTGCAGCACTTAGAATTTGAGATCCCTGCACGTGGTATTATCGGTTTGCGTAACAACGTACTTACCGCTACCGGCGGCGAGGCTATTATGGCGCACCGCTTTAAAGCTTACGAACCTTGGAAAGGCGCTATCCCGGGCCGTAGCAATGGTGTACTGATCTCGATGGAGAAAGGCCAAACTACTGCTTATTCAATTGATAAATTACAAGATCGCGGCCGTTTCTTTGTTGATCCGGGTGTGGATATTTACGAAGGCCAGGTACTGGGCGAACACATTCGCGATAATGACTTGGTTATTAACGTGGTTAAAGGCAAGCAGCTTACCAACATGCGTGCTTCGGGCAGCGATGATAACGTGCGTATTGCTCCGGCCATCAAATTCTCGTTAGAAGAATCGATGGAGTACATCCAGGCCGATGAATATATCGAGGTTACACCGCAAAGCATCCGCATGCGTAAGATCTATCTTACCGAGAACGAGCGTAAAGTGAACGCTAAGAAGTTTGTTAACCAATAA
- a CDS encoding alpha/beta hydrolase, with product MYLCWPDIEMTVTETLITINSKHLDREVTCTLLLPDEFTGIEPLNLLLLNDGQEAENLQLKDTLQELYNNNRLKPTAVAAIACGEERIQEYGTAGFPDFKKRGTKAAAYTKFIIAELLPEIKEQLGMEVFGTVGFAGFSLGGLSALDIAWNNPDVFDVAGVFSGSLWWRSKDLGKGYTDDDRIMHRIVRESKTKPELKFWFQTGTKDETADRNRNGIIDAIDDTIDLIKELQAKGYTRDDIAYLEMVGGEHNVATWARAMPKFLVKAFGK from the coding sequence ATGTATTTGTGCTGGCCCGATATAGAGATGACCGTTACTGAGACCCTGATCACCATAAATTCAAAACACCTTGACCGCGAGGTGACCTGCACCCTGCTGCTTCCGGATGAGTTTACCGGCATCGAACCGCTGAACCTGCTGTTATTGAACGATGGCCAGGAAGCCGAAAACCTGCAACTAAAAGATACCCTGCAGGAATTATATAATAACAACCGCCTTAAACCTACCGCTGTTGCAGCCATAGCCTGCGGCGAAGAACGCATACAGGAGTACGGTACTGCCGGTTTCCCCGATTTTAAGAAGCGCGGCACTAAGGCCGCGGCCTACACTAAATTTATCATCGCCGAATTGCTGCCCGAAATAAAGGAGCAATTAGGGATGGAAGTATTTGGCACCGTAGGTTTTGCTGGTTTCTCATTAGGTGGATTATCAGCATTAGATATTGCCTGGAATAACCCCGATGTATTTGATGTAGCGGGTGTGTTTTCCGGCTCGTTATGGTGGCGGAGCAAAGATCTGGGCAAGGGCTATACTGATGATGACCGCATTATGCACCGCATAGTCCGTGAAAGCAAAACCAAACCCGAACTGAAATTTTGGTTCCAGACCGGTACCAAAGATGAGACCGCCGACCGTAACCGCAACGGTATCATCGACGCTATTGATGATACGATCGACCTGATCAAAGAATTACAAGCCAAAGGCTACACCCGTGATGATATCGCCTATTTAGAGATGGTAGGCGGCGAACATAACGTAGCTACCTGGGCCAGGGCTATGCCCAAGTTTTTGGTGAAGGCGTTTGGGAAGTAG
- a CDS encoding alpha/beta fold hydrolase: MTEKYYNWYSNQLGTHLEMLVFGDRGYPVILFPTTKGRYFQNKDEGLIESARWFIEQGLVKIYCPDSIDHLSWYNKEVHPAARAYNHTWYDKMLNEELAPWAMHETGVNKVAVAGCSFGGYHAANFAFKHPDKVSNLFTMGGAFDIKQFTDGFYNDDIFYNNPVDFLPGDNNPALWQMNIILGTSEHDMCKGYNIDMSNILNAKHINHWLDIRPFANHDWPIWREMFPHYLSLIKG, translated from the coding sequence GTGACAGAAAAATATTACAACTGGTATTCGAACCAACTGGGCACCCACCTGGAGATGCTGGTTTTTGGCGATCGTGGCTATCCTGTTATCCTGTTCCCAACTACAAAAGGACGCTATTTTCAGAACAAGGACGAGGGCCTTATCGAAAGCGCGCGCTGGTTTATCGAGCAGGGCCTGGTAAAGATCTACTGTCCCGATAGCATCGACCACCTAAGCTGGTATAACAAGGAGGTGCATCCAGCCGCACGGGCCTACAACCATACCTGGTACGATAAGATGCTGAACGAAGAACTGGCGCCCTGGGCCATGCACGAAACAGGCGTAAACAAGGTAGCCGTTGCCGGTTGCAGCTTTGGTGGCTACCACGCGGCAAACTTCGCGTTTAAACATCCCGATAAGGTGAGCAACCTGTTTACCATGGGCGGCGCTTTTGACATTAAACAATTTACCGACGGCTTTTATAACGACGATATTTTTTATAATAACCCGGTAGATTTTTTGCCCGGCGATAATAACCCGGCCCTGTGGCAAATGAATATCATACTGGGTACGTCGGAACATGATATGTGCAAGGGTTATAATATCGATATGTCGAACATTTTGAACGCCAAGCATATTAACCATTGGCTGGATATCCGCCCCTTTGCCAACCACGACTGGCCCATATGGCGCGAGATGTTTCCGCATTATTTATCGTTGATAAAAGGATAG
- a CDS encoding GIY-YIG nuclease family protein has protein sequence MFQSIEKLKHEGFEGFKTIQELNNNHDIIPKQKGVYFILNDKTIEPVFLETGCGGYYKQKNPNVIPEVLKKNWVKHTHTLYIGKANNLRRRLKLYLDFGKGRPVSHQGGRYIWQLSHSDDLIVCWKILDSEVPRSIEEELIRSFKSQFGDRPFANLQD, from the coding sequence ATGTTTCAATCAATAGAAAAATTAAAGCATGAGGGCTTTGAAGGATTCAAGACCATACAAGAATTGAATAATAATCATGATATCATTCCGAAACAAAAAGGAGTATACTTTATATTAAATGATAAAACGATTGAGCCCGTGTTTCTAGAGACTGGTTGCGGAGGTTATTATAAACAGAAAAATCCGAATGTAATTCCAGAAGTTTTAAAAAAGAATTGGGTTAAACATACACACACACTTTATATTGGAAAGGCTAATAATTTAAGACGCAGATTGAAATTATATTTAGATTTTGGTAAAGGTAGGCCAGTATCACATCAAGGAGGGAGATATATTTGGCAACTTTCACATTCAGATGATTTAATAGTTTGTTGGAAAATCTTGGATTCAGAGGTACCAAGATCAATTGAAGAAGAATTAATAAGGTCTTTTAAAAGCCAGTTTGGCGACAGACCATTTGCAAACCTACAAGACTAA
- a CDS encoding ATP-grasp domain-containing protein, producing the protein MKKIGILFGQERSFPEAFVERVNQKTGGKDISAEFVRIDKVMQAESLGYSVIIDRISQDVPFYRAALKNAAICGTAVINNPFWWSADEKFFNNALAVKIGVPVPKTVILPSKELPNDTTDKSFLNLAYPLDWEGIFKYVGFPAYMKPFDGGGWKEVYQINSLDDLWDKYNQTKQYVMMLQEEIIFQDYFRCYCIGGKHVRIMQYEPRNPHHLRYEHGKAPAAKKLLDTVKDYVLKLNQGLGYDFNTVEFAVRDGIPYAIDFCNPAPDADVKSVGQDNFDWVVEASADYAIERAKSQKDGRDNLTWGEFIKTSAAGKPLVAAKPAKGDASVGEIPKEKKAPAKKAAAEKAPAKKTAAKK; encoded by the coding sequence ATGAAAAAAATAGGCATCCTTTTCGGGCAGGAACGTTCGTTCCCCGAGGCATTTGTAGAACGCGTGAACCAAAAAACGGGCGGCAAAGATATCAGCGCCGAGTTTGTACGCATAGATAAGGTAATGCAGGCCGAGTCGCTGGGCTATTCGGTCATTATCGACCGGATATCGCAGGATGTGCCTTTTTACCGCGCAGCGCTGAAGAACGCCGCCATTTGCGGTACGGCAGTAATTAACAATCCCTTTTGGTGGAGCGCCGACGAAAAGTTTTTCAACAACGCGCTGGCCGTGAAAATTGGCGTGCCGGTACCTAAAACAGTGATCTTGCCATCAAAGGAGTTACCGAACGATACTACCGATAAATCATTTTTAAACCTGGCCTATCCGCTGGATTGGGAAGGCATATTTAAATACGTGGGTTTCCCGGCATACATGAAACCGTTTGACGGCGGTGGCTGGAAAGAAGTATACCAGATCAACAGCCTGGACGATTTGTGGGATAAATACAACCAAACCAAGCAATATGTAATGATGCTGCAGGAAGAGATCATCTTTCAGGACTACTTCCGCTGCTACTGCATTGGCGGCAAACACGTGCGCATTATGCAGTACGAGCCGCGAAACCCGCACCACCTGCGCTACGAACACGGCAAAGCACCGGCCGCTAAAAAGCTGCTGGATACCGTAAAGGATTACGTACTGAAATTGAACCAGGGCTTAGGCTACGATTTTAATACCGTCGAATTTGCCGTTCGCGATGGTATCCCGTACGCGATCGACTTTTGCAACCCTGCCCCCGATGCCGATGTAAAAAGCGTTGGCCAGGATAACTTCGACTGGGTGGTTGAAGCATCAGCTGATTATGCTATTGAACGCGCCAAATCTCAAAAAGACGGCCGGGATAACCTAACCTGGGGCGAGTTCATCAAAACAAGTGCTGCCGGCAAACCACTGGTGGCTGCTAAACCTGCCAAAGGAGATGCCAGCGTAGGTGAAATACCGAAAGAAAAGAAGGCCCCGGCAAAGAAGGCGGCCGCTGAGAAGGCTCCTGCTAAAAAGACGGCGGCTAAGAAATAA
- a CDS encoding carboxylate-amine ligase — MNEFTLGVEEEFMVIDPVTRELTSHDQKIVDGAQKIHEDQVKAEMHQAVVEVGTHICRNTDEAHKEVAKLRHTVAQLAGDLGLRIGAAGTHPFSHWQHQLITDHPRYFEIVDEMQDAARSNLIFGLHVHVGFQSRDMAIHIANQVRYFLPHVYALSTNSPFWEGRNTGFKSYRTKVFDKFPRTGIPDYFASIEDYDNYVKLLVKTNCIDNAKKIWWDIRVHPFFETIEFRICDCPMLIDETMTFVALFQALCAKLYKLRQQNMSFITYNRALINENKWRAARYGIDGKMIDFGKETEVNTRSLVLELLDFVDDVVDELGSRHHLEYVHKILENGTGADRQLAVYNQNHNFADVVDYITSQTLKGI; from the coding sequence ATGAATGAATTTACCTTAGGTGTTGAAGAAGAATTTATGGTGATAGACCCGGTAACCCGGGAGCTGACTTCGCACGACCAAAAAATTGTAGACGGCGCACAGAAAATACATGAGGACCAGGTGAAGGCCGAAATGCACCAGGCCGTGGTAGAGGTGGGCACACACATTTGCCGCAATACCGACGAGGCCCACAAGGAGGTAGCCAAACTGCGCCATACCGTAGCCCAGCTGGCCGGCGACCTGGGCTTGCGCATCGGCGCGGCGGGTACGCATCCCTTTTCGCACTGGCAGCACCAGCTCATTACCGATCATCCCCGATACTTTGAAATTGTAGACGAAATGCAGGATGCGGCACGCAGTAACCTCATCTTCGGGCTGCACGTGCACGTGGGTTTCCAATCGCGCGATATGGCAATACATATTGCCAACCAGGTGCGTTATTTCCTGCCGCACGTTTACGCGCTCAGCACCAACTCGCCGTTTTGGGAGGGGCGTAATACAGGCTTTAAATCGTACCGTACCAAGGTATTCGATAAATTCCCGCGTACCGGCATCCCTGATTATTTTGCCAGTATTGAGGATTACGACAACTACGTAAAACTGCTGGTGAAAACCAATTGCATAGATAATGCCAAAAAGATCTGGTGGGATATCCGCGTACACCCGTTCTTCGAAACCATCGAGTTTCGCATTTGCGACTGCCCCATGCTGATAGACGAGACCATGACCTTTGTGGCCCTGTTCCAGGCCCTGTGTGCCAAGCTTTACAAGCTGCGCCAGCAAAACATGAGCTTTATTACCTATAACCGCGCGCTCATTAACGAAAACAAATGGCGCGCCGCCCGCTACGGCATCGACGGGAAGATGATAGACTTTGGCAAGGAAACCGAAGTGAACACCCGCTCGCTGGTATTGGAGTTGTTGGATTTTGTGGATGATGTGGTAGACGAACTTGGCAGCCGCCATCATTTGGAGTATGTACACAAAATACTGGAAAACGGCACCGGCGCCGACAGACAGCTGGCCGTTTACAACCAAAATCATAACTTTGCAGACGTGGTAGATTATATCACATCGCAAACATTGAAGGGAATTTAA
- a CDS encoding type 1 glutamine amidotransferase, translating to MKPIKVAIIDLYAGIANQGMRGFQDILKRYKAKHDLNLQYQVFDTRGANELPDTDWDIYICSGGPGDPLSSETEEWDINFMKLMDQLETHNASDAPNKKHVLFVCHSFQMMCRRYKLGLINKRRSPSFGILPVHFTVAGHNEPVLDNLADPFYTVDSRSWQVIHPDEGRFTKLGMQLLCIEKERPHVDLPRAMMAIRFNEYFIGTQFHPEADAEGIKAHLSTDERRSEVINEHGKDKYNDMLESLDDPDKIMHTQNTLIPNFLDQAVLSFV from the coding sequence GTGAAACCTATTAAGGTAGCTATTATAGATCTGTACGCCGGCATAGCTAACCAGGGTATGCGCGGTTTCCAGGATATACTGAAGCGGTATAAGGCAAAGCACGATCTGAACCTGCAATACCAGGTTTTTGATACCCGTGGTGCTAACGAACTGCCCGACACCGACTGGGACATCTACATTTGCAGCGGCGGTCCCGGCGATCCGCTGAGCAGCGAGACCGAGGAGTGGGATATCAACTTTATGAAGCTGATGGATCAGTTGGAAACCCACAACGCTTCGGATGCGCCGAATAAAAAGCATGTACTTTTTGTTTGCCACTCGTTCCAGATGATGTGCCGCCGGTATAAGCTGGGATTGATCAATAAACGCCGTTCACCATCATTCGGCATCCTACCGGTACATTTTACGGTGGCCGGCCATAACGAGCCGGTGCTGGATAACCTTGCCGATCCGTTTTACACGGTCGATTCGCGCAGCTGGCAGGTGATCCATCCCGATGAAGGCCGCTTCACCAAGCTGGGTATGCAACTGCTGTGTATCGAAAAGGAGCGCCCGCATGTGGATCTGCCCCGCGCCATGATGGCCATCCGCTTTAACGAGTATTTCATCGGCACACAATTCCATCCCGAAGCCGATGCCGAAGGTATAAAAGCCCACCTGAGCACCGACGAGCGCCGCAGCGAGGTAATTAACGAGCACGGCAAAGACAAGTACAACGATATGCTGGAAAGTCTCGACGATCCGGACAAGATCATGCACACACAAAACACGCTGATCCCTAATTTTTTGGATCAGGCGGTATTGAGTTTTGTTTAA
- a CDS encoding FeoB-associated Cys-rich membrane protein, with translation MVQNIIIAVVFLLALFYIGRMFCRQLFVKKGCGENCKCGVDFSNIGPDK, from the coding sequence ATGGTACAAAATATCATCATCGCGGTAGTGTTTCTGCTGGCGCTTTTTTACATCGGGCGCATGTTCTGCAGGCAGCTTTTTGTAAAAAAGGGTTGCGGCGAAAACTGCAAATGCGGTGTCGATTTTTCAAACATCGGGCCCGATAAATAG